One window of the Hippocampus zosterae strain Florida chromosome 8, ASM2543408v3, whole genome shotgun sequence genome contains the following:
- the ankle1 gene encoding ankyrin repeat and LEM domain-containing protein 1 isoform X1, giving the protein MEGMSAGYLFNWNFCWRKMYRVGCAATMCMSKMIRLPSSCPKKQNNTARDMMWSICRSVQLLLSQGAIPDLVGKKGVAAIHLAVGKETEKNMRCLKLLLQNGADPNVRSSEGLTPLHVAAIWGCYQNLKLLLMNGGNPNIKDNEGNTPVRLAELEDNRRCAQLLQEYVYSCAGTGEEDLPQFKYSVYSDCTDTSCFPDRGYSFTSQSSLISDLGEVPLSSTRRSSFFNRSNINGRTSCKAIRCNRVLDGDTEMQDNPNSGTLHWPSEEASFLSSTRVSTAGPTIPFPKGNDLFADKDVLLSEGAVLNIPTADGQIATAKINLPPRFLSRRANGKSVSFCDVDEYFPVFTSESPKKTAAVEDTQGDGSMSFNLSEYSGFLDPERLATVLPQQGIDVTSPDHVFVFCRESSESRGDDLEKTVISHCASEDDDKKGDEFVNEALRKVKEQPAHPSKPSSSSGGSSSYGSCESDHYASALDISVPPKRLSFSEQTTKRPEGDVPQAQSEPLVDVFELDKPKLTEDNYQRTNVVKARTDPDVITLSEENYLFEDIQADNPPEGKETFTPSPFVTGRTESRLSRCSLRNSTTPESLFRTSCLFEETLPKPVRTRHTTPRSQKNNYSSPRSLCFIPSNSDNGTAPDSLCGDYSATQSSTLGAGSCVRSSQADTLILPKSICSTFAESQTLCDTVILEENHESSMDSYERNLAEVIQALQGQEVGLSEGKDFLTDDVTSTDEATKKANNFPEVACQQQDDVWITGDTSSHTESVSSSSSSSYFSPRKSRESSDLPCTPGTGCTPRYSMSLLSAHRKSQHLANLSYTPGGRPHIENSDEPVEYLYTDTEQGHKLIEAHIPPTANTSHSSNISTTSREETILYDWRSMQTNTADCKENQKPLEGPNDKKANEVKSKLLLETEGMTDKELRRRLIEMGESPGAISRRTRPVYIQRLRRLLHGSNSKPSQHQDEVEQPQTGCGGYSAELNLALRMFKLPDCQDDEQALCKQFDQPDQNRKWREGNIKSSFNYLLLDPRVTKNLPCRSHAMTPQDCFQTFVNGIFYVGKGKRSRPYSHLYEALEYYKGDKTSKKLCSKVQQILQIWNAEQGVISLHCFQNVIPVEAYTREACMVEAIGLKMLTNLKRGDFYGVVSNWQLKKKRELGVHLLYRAMQIFLAEGERQLRPADIRQ; this is encoded by the exons ATGGAAGGTATGTCGGCAGGATACTTATTCAATTGGAATTTCTGTTGGAGGAAAATGTATCGTGTTGGCTGTGCTGCTACAATGTGCATGTCAAAAATGATTCGACTTCCATCATCCTGTccgaaaaagcaaaacaacacagCACGTGACATGATGTGGAGTATTTGTCG ATCTGTGCAGCTACTTCTCTCCCAGGGTGCAATCCCTGACCTTGTGGGGAAAAAGGGGGTGGCTGCCATACATTTGGCTGTCGGCAAAGAAACCGAAAAGAACATGCGTTGCTTGAAACTGCTATTGCAAAATGGTGCTGATCCGAATGTTAG ATCATCAGAGGGCCTAACTCCCCTTCACGTCGCTGCAATTTGGGGATGCTATCAAAATCTGAAGTTGCTTTTGATGAATGGTGGGAACCCCAACATTAAAGATAAC GAAGGAAATACACCAGTGCGCCTTGCAGAACTGGAGGACAACAGAAGGTGTGCTCAGCTTTTACAAGAGTATGTATACAGTTGTGCGGGCACGGGAGAGGAGGACCTGCCTCAATTCAAATACT CGGTATATTCCGACTGCACGGACACATCTTGCTTCCCTGACCGTGGCTACAGCTTCACTTCCCAGTCATCTCTGATAAGTGACCTTGGTGAAGTCCCTTTAAGCAGCACAAGGCGGTCTTCATTTTTTAACCGTTCAAACATAAATGGAAGGACATCTTGCAAAGCAATCAGGTGTAACAGAGTCTTGGATGGAGACACTGAAATGCAAGATAATCCAAACTCCGGCACCTTACACTGGCCGTCTGAAGAGGCCTCCTTTTTATCAAGCACAAGGGTGTCCACAGCGGGACCCACAATACCATTTCCAAAGGGAAATGATCTGTTTGCTGATAAGGATGTGCTCTTGTCAGAGGGAGCTGTACTCAATATACCCACAGCAGATGGACAAATTGCTACTGCCAAAATCAACTTGCCTCCCAGATTTCTCTCTAGACGAGCAAACGGTAAAAGTGTCAGCTTCTGTGATGTTGAtgaatattttcctgttttcaCTTCTGAATCTCCGAAAAAGACGGCGGCCGTTGAGGATACGCAGGGTGATGGCAGCATGTCTTTCAACCTTTCGGAGTATTCTGGCTTTCTAGATCCAGAACGTTTGGCAACAGTTCTCCCGCAACAGGGCATAGATGTCACCTCACCAGaccatgtctttgttttttgccgGGAAAGTAGTGAAAGTAGAGGCGACGACTTGGAGAAAACAGTCATCAGTCACTGTGCTTCGGAAGACGACGATAAAAAGGGGGATGAGTTTGTAAATGAAGCTCTACGGAAGGTCAAAGAACAGCCGGCACATCCAAGTAAGCCCAGCAGTAGCAGCGGAGGCAGCAGTAGTTACGGTAGTTGTGAGAGTGACCATTACGCCAGCGCGCTGGATATTTCCGTGCCCCCCAAACGGCTTTCTTTTTCTGAACAAACTACCAAACGCCCCGAAGGAGACGTCCCACAAGCTCAAAGTGAACCCCTGGTTGATGTTTTTGAACTTGATAAACCCAAGCTGACTGAGGATAATTATCAAAGGACTAATGTGGTTAAGGCTCGCACTGATCCTGATGTAATTACTTTAAGTGAGGAAAACTACCTGTTTGAGGACATTCAAGCAGATAATCCACCAGAAGGCAAAGAAACATTTACACCTAGTCCATTCGTCACAGGCCGGACAGAGTCGAGGCTTAGCCGCTGCTCACTTAGAAATAGCACAACCCCTGAGAGCCTCTTTCGCACTTCTTGCCTGTTTGAGGAGACGCTTCCTAAACCGGTGCGAACTCGGCACACAACTCCCAGATCTCAGAAAAACAACTACAGTTCGCCACGTTCTCTATGTTTCATACCGTCCAATTCAGATAATGGCACAGCACCTGATTCGTTGTGCGGAGATTATTCAGCCACTCAGTCCAGCACCCTCGGAGCAGGTTCATGTGTGAGATCGAGCCAAGCTGATACCCTCATCCTTCCCAAAAGCATCTGTAGCACATTTGCTGAGTCACAGACTCTTTGTGATACTGTTATCTTAGAGGAAAATCACGAATCCTCAATGGATTCCTACGAAAGAAATCTTGCAGAGGTCATCCAGGCTCTACAAGGACAAGAGGTCGGACTTTCTGAAGGTAAGGATTTTTTGACAGATGACGTGACAAGTACAGATGAGGCAACAAAGAAGGCAAACAATTTTCCCGAAGTAGCTTGCCAACAGCAAGATGACGTCTGGATCACAGGGGACACTAGCTCGCATACAGAATCTGTCTCGTCTTCATCCAGCTCCAGCTATTTTTCCCCAAGGAAGTCAAGGGAAAGCTCAGATCTTCCATGCACGCCAGGTACCGGATGCACTCCTAGATACAGCATGAGTCTGCTATCGGCTCACCGCAAGTCACAGCACCTGGCCAACCTGTCTTACACTCCTGGGGGGCGTCCGCACATTGAGAATTCAGATGAACCGGTGGAGTACCTTTACACTGATACGGAGCAGGGTCACAAACTGATTGAGGCCCACATTCCACCTACCGCTAATACCTCGCACAGCTCCAACATCAGTACCACGAGCAGGGAGGAGACCATCCTCTATGACTGGCGCTCCATGCAGACCAATACTGCAGACTGCAAAGAAAACCAGAAGCCACTAGAAGGCCCCAATGACAAGAAAGCCAATGAGGTTAAGTCTAAGTTGTTGCTGGAGACGGAAGGGATGACCGACAAGGAGCTCAGACGGAGGCTCATAGAGATGGGAGAAAGTCCAGGAGCCATTAGTCGTCGAACCAGGCCAGTCTACATTCAAAGGCTGCGCCGCTTGTTGCATGGGTCTAACTCGAAACCATCACAGCACCAAGATGAAGTAGAACAGCCACAAACAG GATGTGGAGGTTATAGCGCAGAGCTGAATTTGGCCCTGCGAATGTTCAAGCTGCCCGACTGTCAGGATGATGAGCAGGCCTTGTGCAAACAATTTGATCAACCAGatcagaacagaaaatggagagagGGCAATATCAAGTCCAGCTTCAATTACCTGCTGCTCGATCCAAG AGTGACCAAAAATCTTCCGTGTCGTAGTCACGCCATGACCCCACAGGACTGTTTCCAGACATTTGTCAATGGCATTTTTTATGTGGGCAAAGGAAAACGCTCACGTCCTTACAGTCATCTTTACGAGGCCTTGGAGTACTACAAAGGCGATAAGACTTCAAAG AAACTCTGCTCCAAAGTGCAGCAAATACTTCAGATATGGAACGCTGAGCAGGGGGTCATCTCACTGCATTGCTTCCAGAACGTCATTCCTGTGGAGGCCTACACAAGAGAGGCCTGCATGGTAGAGGCCATTG GATTGAAGATGCTCACCAACCTGAAGCGCGGAGATTTCTATGGTGTGGTGTCCAATTGGCAGCTGAAGAAAAAGCGCGAGCTGGGTGTCCATCTGCTCTACAGGGCCATGCAGATATTCCTGGCTGAGGGTGAGCGACAGCTCAGACCAGCAGACATAAGACAGTGA
- the ankle1 gene encoding ankyrin repeat and LEM domain-containing protein 1 isoform X2 has product MDEKRRLESQLCAAVNKGEPRSVQLLLSQGAIPDLVGKKGVAAIHLAVGKETEKNMRCLKLLLQNGADPNVRSSEGLTPLHVAAIWGCYQNLKLLLMNGGNPNIKDNEGNTPVRLAELEDNRRCAQLLQEYVYSCAGTGEEDLPQFKYSVYSDCTDTSCFPDRGYSFTSQSSLISDLGEVPLSSTRRSSFFNRSNINGRTSCKAIRCNRVLDGDTEMQDNPNSGTLHWPSEEASFLSSTRVSTAGPTIPFPKGNDLFADKDVLLSEGAVLNIPTADGQIATAKINLPPRFLSRRANGKSVSFCDVDEYFPVFTSESPKKTAAVEDTQGDGSMSFNLSEYSGFLDPERLATVLPQQGIDVTSPDHVFVFCRESSESRGDDLEKTVISHCASEDDDKKGDEFVNEALRKVKEQPAHPSKPSSSSGGSSSYGSCESDHYASALDISVPPKRLSFSEQTTKRPEGDVPQAQSEPLVDVFELDKPKLTEDNYQRTNVVKARTDPDVITLSEENYLFEDIQADNPPEGKETFTPSPFVTGRTESRLSRCSLRNSTTPESLFRTSCLFEETLPKPVRTRHTTPRSQKNNYSSPRSLCFIPSNSDNGTAPDSLCGDYSATQSSTLGAGSCVRSSQADTLILPKSICSTFAESQTLCDTVILEENHESSMDSYERNLAEVIQALQGQEVGLSEGKDFLTDDVTSTDEATKKANNFPEVACQQQDDVWITGDTSSHTESVSSSSSSSYFSPRKSRESSDLPCTPGTGCTPRYSMSLLSAHRKSQHLANLSYTPGGRPHIENSDEPVEYLYTDTEQGHKLIEAHIPPTANTSHSSNISTTSREETILYDWRSMQTNTADCKENQKPLEGPNDKKANEVKSKLLLETEGMTDKELRRRLIEMGESPGAISRRTRPVYIQRLRRLLHGSNSKPSQHQDEVEQPQTGCGGYSAELNLALRMFKLPDCQDDEQALCKQFDQPDQNRKWREGNIKSSFNYLLLDPRVTKNLPCRSHAMTPQDCFQTFVNGIFYVGKGKRSRPYSHLYEALEYYKGDKTSKKLCSKVQQILQIWNAEQGVISLHCFQNVIPVEAYTREACMVEAIGLKMLTNLKRGDFYGVVSNWQLKKKRELGVHLLYRAMQIFLAEGERQLRPADIRQ; this is encoded by the exons ATGGATGAGAAGAGAAGATTGGAAAGTCAGCTCTGTGCAGCAGTGAACAAGGGAGAACCTCG ATCTGTGCAGCTACTTCTCTCCCAGGGTGCAATCCCTGACCTTGTGGGGAAAAAGGGGGTGGCTGCCATACATTTGGCTGTCGGCAAAGAAACCGAAAAGAACATGCGTTGCTTGAAACTGCTATTGCAAAATGGTGCTGATCCGAATGTTAG ATCATCAGAGGGCCTAACTCCCCTTCACGTCGCTGCAATTTGGGGATGCTATCAAAATCTGAAGTTGCTTTTGATGAATGGTGGGAACCCCAACATTAAAGATAAC GAAGGAAATACACCAGTGCGCCTTGCAGAACTGGAGGACAACAGAAGGTGTGCTCAGCTTTTACAAGAGTATGTATACAGTTGTGCGGGCACGGGAGAGGAGGACCTGCCTCAATTCAAATACT CGGTATATTCCGACTGCACGGACACATCTTGCTTCCCTGACCGTGGCTACAGCTTCACTTCCCAGTCATCTCTGATAAGTGACCTTGGTGAAGTCCCTTTAAGCAGCACAAGGCGGTCTTCATTTTTTAACCGTTCAAACATAAATGGAAGGACATCTTGCAAAGCAATCAGGTGTAACAGAGTCTTGGATGGAGACACTGAAATGCAAGATAATCCAAACTCCGGCACCTTACACTGGCCGTCTGAAGAGGCCTCCTTTTTATCAAGCACAAGGGTGTCCACAGCGGGACCCACAATACCATTTCCAAAGGGAAATGATCTGTTTGCTGATAAGGATGTGCTCTTGTCAGAGGGAGCTGTACTCAATATACCCACAGCAGATGGACAAATTGCTACTGCCAAAATCAACTTGCCTCCCAGATTTCTCTCTAGACGAGCAAACGGTAAAAGTGTCAGCTTCTGTGATGTTGAtgaatattttcctgttttcaCTTCTGAATCTCCGAAAAAGACGGCGGCCGTTGAGGATACGCAGGGTGATGGCAGCATGTCTTTCAACCTTTCGGAGTATTCTGGCTTTCTAGATCCAGAACGTTTGGCAACAGTTCTCCCGCAACAGGGCATAGATGTCACCTCACCAGaccatgtctttgttttttgccgGGAAAGTAGTGAAAGTAGAGGCGACGACTTGGAGAAAACAGTCATCAGTCACTGTGCTTCGGAAGACGACGATAAAAAGGGGGATGAGTTTGTAAATGAAGCTCTACGGAAGGTCAAAGAACAGCCGGCACATCCAAGTAAGCCCAGCAGTAGCAGCGGAGGCAGCAGTAGTTACGGTAGTTGTGAGAGTGACCATTACGCCAGCGCGCTGGATATTTCCGTGCCCCCCAAACGGCTTTCTTTTTCTGAACAAACTACCAAACGCCCCGAAGGAGACGTCCCACAAGCTCAAAGTGAACCCCTGGTTGATGTTTTTGAACTTGATAAACCCAAGCTGACTGAGGATAATTATCAAAGGACTAATGTGGTTAAGGCTCGCACTGATCCTGATGTAATTACTTTAAGTGAGGAAAACTACCTGTTTGAGGACATTCAAGCAGATAATCCACCAGAAGGCAAAGAAACATTTACACCTAGTCCATTCGTCACAGGCCGGACAGAGTCGAGGCTTAGCCGCTGCTCACTTAGAAATAGCACAACCCCTGAGAGCCTCTTTCGCACTTCTTGCCTGTTTGAGGAGACGCTTCCTAAACCGGTGCGAACTCGGCACACAACTCCCAGATCTCAGAAAAACAACTACAGTTCGCCACGTTCTCTATGTTTCATACCGTCCAATTCAGATAATGGCACAGCACCTGATTCGTTGTGCGGAGATTATTCAGCCACTCAGTCCAGCACCCTCGGAGCAGGTTCATGTGTGAGATCGAGCCAAGCTGATACCCTCATCCTTCCCAAAAGCATCTGTAGCACATTTGCTGAGTCACAGACTCTTTGTGATACTGTTATCTTAGAGGAAAATCACGAATCCTCAATGGATTCCTACGAAAGAAATCTTGCAGAGGTCATCCAGGCTCTACAAGGACAAGAGGTCGGACTTTCTGAAGGTAAGGATTTTTTGACAGATGACGTGACAAGTACAGATGAGGCAACAAAGAAGGCAAACAATTTTCCCGAAGTAGCTTGCCAACAGCAAGATGACGTCTGGATCACAGGGGACACTAGCTCGCATACAGAATCTGTCTCGTCTTCATCCAGCTCCAGCTATTTTTCCCCAAGGAAGTCAAGGGAAAGCTCAGATCTTCCATGCACGCCAGGTACCGGATGCACTCCTAGATACAGCATGAGTCTGCTATCGGCTCACCGCAAGTCACAGCACCTGGCCAACCTGTCTTACACTCCTGGGGGGCGTCCGCACATTGAGAATTCAGATGAACCGGTGGAGTACCTTTACACTGATACGGAGCAGGGTCACAAACTGATTGAGGCCCACATTCCACCTACCGCTAATACCTCGCACAGCTCCAACATCAGTACCACGAGCAGGGAGGAGACCATCCTCTATGACTGGCGCTCCATGCAGACCAATACTGCAGACTGCAAAGAAAACCAGAAGCCACTAGAAGGCCCCAATGACAAGAAAGCCAATGAGGTTAAGTCTAAGTTGTTGCTGGAGACGGAAGGGATGACCGACAAGGAGCTCAGACGGAGGCTCATAGAGATGGGAGAAAGTCCAGGAGCCATTAGTCGTCGAACCAGGCCAGTCTACATTCAAAGGCTGCGCCGCTTGTTGCATGGGTCTAACTCGAAACCATCACAGCACCAAGATGAAGTAGAACAGCCACAAACAG GATGTGGAGGTTATAGCGCAGAGCTGAATTTGGCCCTGCGAATGTTCAAGCTGCCCGACTGTCAGGATGATGAGCAGGCCTTGTGCAAACAATTTGATCAACCAGatcagaacagaaaatggagagagGGCAATATCAAGTCCAGCTTCAATTACCTGCTGCTCGATCCAAG AGTGACCAAAAATCTTCCGTGTCGTAGTCACGCCATGACCCCACAGGACTGTTTCCAGACATTTGTCAATGGCATTTTTTATGTGGGCAAAGGAAAACGCTCACGTCCTTACAGTCATCTTTACGAGGCCTTGGAGTACTACAAAGGCGATAAGACTTCAAAG AAACTCTGCTCCAAAGTGCAGCAAATACTTCAGATATGGAACGCTGAGCAGGGGGTCATCTCACTGCATTGCTTCCAGAACGTCATTCCTGTGGAGGCCTACACAAGAGAGGCCTGCATGGTAGAGGCCATTG GATTGAAGATGCTCACCAACCTGAAGCGCGGAGATTTCTATGGTGTGGTGTCCAATTGGCAGCTGAAGAAAAAGCGCGAGCTGGGTGTCCATCTGCTCTACAGGGCCATGCAGATATTCCTGGCTGAGGGTGAGCGACAGCTCAGACCAGCAGACATAAGACAGTGA
- the LOC127606323 gene encoding alkaline phosphatase-like codes for MARKRMYVLFGLLIFISIQRTVSVYEEELHASYWNNKGKQALHTALNIHPNLHQAKNTILFLGDGMGVTTVTAARILKGQNAGRSGEETSLVMDTFPHLALSKTYNVDQQMPDSAGTATAYLCGVKANYGTLGVTAATPRYNCSATYGNEVKSVLYRAKQAGKSVGIVTTTRVQHASPGASYAHTANRGWYADSDLSPEAVANGCRDIAYQLVHNVEIDVILGGGREYMVPRDMQDPEYPSVKGDRNDGQNLIVEWLKNKKKAKYVWNKKQFDDVNPAKTDFLMGLFEPKDCRYEIERNPLSDPSLTEMTEKAIKILSRNPKGYFLFVEGGRIDHGHHAGRAIRSLTEAIEFDRAIGRAAELTNELDTLTIVTADHSHVFTFGGHSARGNPVLGVSRGIADDKKHFTIAGYANGPGYQFFNGTRPDVNETTAMGKEYRQQATVPLDSETHSIEDVAIYAKGPMSHLFHGVQEQNYIAHVIAYAACLPPYEDCKLDHPNHAASVYPSLLLLLIGLTIFSISSS; via the exons ATGGCCAGGAAGCGCATGTATGTTTTGTTTGGATTactgattttcatttcaatccAGAGGACTGTCTCCGTTTACG AGGAAGAGCTCCATGCCAGTTACTGGAACAACAAAGGGAAGCAAGCTCTTCACACTGCTCTCAACATTCATCCTAATCTCCACCAAGCCAAGAACACCATCCTCTTCCTCGGGGACG GTATGGGAGTAACAACAGTTACTGCTGCCCGCATTCTCAAAGGCCAAAATGCAGGACGGTCTGGCGAAGAGACCAGTCTGGTCATGGATACCTTCCCTCACCTGGCATTGTCTAAG ACATACAATGTAGACCAACAAATGCCAGATAGTGCTGGTACAGCCACTGCATACCTATGTGGAGTGAAAGCCAACTATGGCACGCTTGGAGTCACTGCTGCCACTCCAAGGTACAATTGCAGTGCCACCTATGGGAATGAAGTCAAATCTGTGCTTTATCGAGCCAAGCAAGCAG gGAAATCCGTTGGGATTGTGACTACCACCCGAGTTCAGCATGCCTCTCCAGGCGCATCATACGCTCACACCGCCAACCGAGGTTGGTACGCTGACTCGGATCTCTCCCCCGAGGCTGTTGCGAACGGCTGTCGAGACATTGCATACCAGCTTGTTCACAACGTTGAGATCGAT GTCATACTTGGTGGTGGTCGAGAGTACATGGTTCCCAGAGACATGCAAGACCCAGAATATCCCAGCGTTAAAGGAGATCGAAATGATGGACAAAACCTTATTGTGGAGTGGCTCAAGAATAAAAAG AAGGCTAAGTATGTttggaacaaaaaacaatttgatgaTGTCAATCCTGCCAAAACAGACTTCCTAATGG GTCTTTTCGAGCCCAAGGACTGTAGATACGAGATAGAGCGCAACCCGTTAAGCGACCCATCCTTAACTGAGATGACCGAAAAAGCCATCAAGATTCTCAGCAGAAATCCAAAGGGATATTTCCTTTTCGTGGAAG GGGGGAGAATAGATCACGGCCACCATGCCGGCAGGGCCATAAGATCTCTCACTGAAGCTATTGAATTTGACCGAGCCATCGGGCGAGCAGCCGAACTTACAAATGAGCTGGACACGCTGACTATAGTCACTGCAGACCACTCACACGTTTTCACATTTGGTGGACATTCAGCCAGAGGAAACCCTGTTTTAG GGGTGTCGCGCGGAATCGCTGATGACAAAAAGCACTTTACTATCGCTGGATATGCAAATGGGCCAGGATACCAGTTTTTCAATGGAACTCGTCCAGATGTAAATGAGACCACTGCAA TGGGTAAAGAGTACCGTCAACAGGCTACAGTCCCTCTGGATTCAGAGACTCACAGCATCGAGGATGTGGCTATATATGCCAAAGGTCCAATGTCCCACCTCTTCCATGGGGTCCAGGAACAGAACTACATTGCCCATGTAATAGCTTACGCAGCTTGTCTGCCGCCTTACGAGGACTGCAAACTCGACCATCCTAACCATGCTGCATCCGTCTACCCTAGCCTGCTACTCCTCCTCATTGGCCTAACTATTTTCTCCATCTCCTCATCATAA